Sequence from the Xiphophorus couchianus chromosome 23, X_couchianus-1.0, whole genome shotgun sequence genome:
AATATGCTACAGCATCCACATTTTGTTATTCATGATGCAGCGACAAGTCAAGACAATGACCAAAAGGAAAAGGTCACAAGGCAACTTTAACCAACCCtcctaaaaacaaatgaaaaataagggTCCTATGTATTATAAACAATGAATCACTTAAATTAAATCCTTATTTATTACAAACACAGGCATCAGTGAGCTAATAAATCTAAATGGTACACAGCAAAGATTACCCTGAAAACAAATTActttagaaaacacaaatgcaaaagGTTTTATAAAGTGGATTTCAGGACCAAGGATAGAGGAAGAAACAGAAGCTCTGGTTCCTTTCAACAAGAAGCAAGAGGATGACTAGAGAAACAGcaagaaatataaagaaatttgtAAGATTTGTGTGAAAAGTCATAGATATAAAAGAAACCCCCCTCAAAACCTACTTTGAAAATGTATCAAAAGAAAGCATGAGAGAAAGACTGGCTTGAAATGAGCCAGCATTTTACATTAAAGATACTCTGTTAGTGATGATTCTAAGCTCGAGCTTTCAAACGATATGCAAAAtatcaaatcagaaaaaggacaaaatggcACCTTAGACTCATTctaaaaagatttaaaggagAGCATGTTTCATCTGAACTGATGAAGTGCAACAAAGAGACAACaaactgacacaaaaacattaGCAATATATTTCTCACATATAAAGCATCATGCAGCTTGTTATTAATCGTTACAACAAGATGATAACAAAATCCAGACTAAGACACAATGCCTTCAAAGCTCTTGTCATGAAAgctttaaatgtacattttatatgGTCATCTCTATAGGCGACTGTTTGCAAAAGGACTTTGAAAAAATCAAGATGATGGGTATTGTTCAAAAGTCAGATTCCAAAAGCAATAATAAACTTGATCTTAAACATGAACTTGTACAATCTGCGTTTTTAATGTTGACTTTAAGAAGACTAGATAAATCATGAACTACAtacaaaaacttgaaaaataaaaacataatgagGACATAAAAGagattcaagaaaaaaaaagtactgatTCAATCTGGAAAAAATCTATAGATTCATACCTCTGGAGAATCATCACAGACGCCAAACACATCAGCAAAGTCTGTTGGACTTTTCTTCAGAGTCTGGTCAGCAGGCAGTGTGTTGTCATTATAAGATGATACAAACTTAAAGTCACTGGTTCTGGATCCTGTTGTCAGGTAGGCATCATAATTATAGGTGCTGCGTAAAGTTCCTGTACCGTCAACATCTGCGTAATTTGGAGGAAGATAAGCTCCTGGGATGGCTACTGCTCCATCAAAcaacagtctgggctttctcctaCGACAAAACCTCACAcccaggatgatgatgatgaaggtcaGAAAGAAGGTGGACACAGAAACCAGCGCAATGATCAGGTAAGAGGTCAACTTGGAGTTTTCATCGTaagaaatgtctttcagttctgGCACTTCAGCCAAGTTAtcagaaataagtaaaaacattgAACAGGTGGCAGACAGAGAGGGCTGTCCATTATCTTTCACTGCAACAATCAGGTTCTGTTTCATGCTGTCAGATTCTGAAATGTCCCGCTGTGTCCTGATTTCTCCACTGTGCAAATCAATACTGAAAAGTCCAGAATCTGTGGCTTTGACTATATGATAGGACAGCCAGGCGTTCTGTCCAGAGTCTGCGTCCACTGCTATCACTTTGGACACCAGAGACCCTCCATGTGCAGCTTTGGGGACCAACTCAGTCATGAAGGAGCTGCCCTCTGGTGCTGGATATAATATCTGAGGAGAGTTGTCATTCATATCTGATATGAACACACTGACAGTCACGTTGCTGCTGAGAGGAGGAGAACCATTGTCTCTGGCCATCACTTGGACTTTAAAACTCCTGAACTGTTCATAATCAAATGACCTCACAGCGTGGATCACTCCTGTGTCTCCATTAACAGATAGATAGGAGGACACCGAGGCACCGTTCACCTCACCAGGTAACAGAGAATAAATCACTGTACCGTTTTGTCTCCAGTCAGGATCTCGAGCAGAAACAGTACATAAAGAGGAGCCAGGTTTGTTATTTTCACTCACATATGCGCTGTAGGACTGTTCCTCAAACACAGGTGGGTTGTCATTGATGTCAGCTACAGATAACTGAATAGATTTAGAGGAGGACAGAGGAGGAGAGCCCTCATCAGTGGCAGTGATTGTAATGTTGTAATCAGATACTAGTTCACGGTCCAGTTGTCCTGTGGTCACTAGAGAATAATAGTTTTTAATAGAAGGAACCAACTTAAAAGGGACATTTTCCTGGATGGAGCAGCGGACATTTTGGCTGTTATCCGAATCTACATCCTGTACATTAATGATGCCCACCTCTGTGCCAGGAGACACATTTTCAGGTACTTGGTTTGCTAGAGACTTTACATAGATAACAGGTGAATTGTCGTTTACATCGGTGACATGTACAGTCACTTTCGTGTAAGATGACAATCCCAAGCCATCTTTTGCTTTAATGCGTAGGTCATAAGTTGGAACCGTTTCAAAATCTATCTCGTTAATGAGTTTTAATTCTCCTGTCTTATGATCAAGGCCAAAAACTTTCTTTACATTCTCTGAAACATGTCCAAAATCATAGGTCACATCTCCATTCACTCCCTCATCTGCATCAGTTGCGCTCACTATTATCACTACAGTACCAATAGGAGAGTTTTCAGGCAGACTGGCTTCATAAACGGCCTGGCTAAAAACTGGGGCGTTATCATTAGCATCCAGTACAGTTACATGAATAAGTACAGAACCGGATCTTTGAGGAGATCCGCCATCTAAAGCTGTAAGGAgtaaattaatttccttttgtttttcacgATCAAGTTCTTTATCTAAAACAAGCTccactgtgtttccattagcaGCCAAAATGAAATTTTCGTTCTTTTCAAGGCTATACTGCTGAACTGAATTTTGTCCTACATCCGCATCGTGAGCCTCCTCTATCACAAAGCGAGCTCCTTTTACTGCCGATTCATGAATTTCAAATGTAAACGACGCTTCGTTAAACTGCGGTGTATTATCATTAATATCTTGAACATGCAGACTGAAAGGATGCAATTCGAGAGGGTTCTCCAGCACGATTTCGCGCTTTATTACACAAGACAATCGTTCTCCACACAGCTCCTCTCGGTCAATCCTGTCGGAAATAATTAAATCCCCCGTGCTTCTATTGATATCACAATATCGCTTCCGATTCCCTGCGGCATCAACACGAGCATTCCTAAGCGACAATTTACCCACGTCCAGGTTCAAATCCTTCGCTATATTTCCAATAGAATATCCGCGTTTCACTTCCTCCTGCACTGAGTAGCTCACGTCTCCATTCACTCCGAACCAGAACAAAAAGAGGAGATACAAAATGCGATGCTCCATTGTGGTTGAtaggaaatgtgtttaaaacacaACGAGGGTCTCTTGGTTATATTCCTCAAAAAACAGCGGTAGAAACAacaacccccccaaaaaactgcaGTAATTCGAGAGCTTCTCAATCTGTCTGGATGCGCAGATTGAATTGTAAGGCTTCCTTACATCTAAAACAGCGCGGGGAGGGAAGAAAAGCCTTCTCATAGAAAGGCAAATAGTGACACCttgagaaaaaggaagaaacagcACTGTTCTCAGTATGAAAGTGTGcctttgaaaaattattttcttctttagcataattCGTCCTCTAAGCGATCTTAAAGGCTAAACAATGCTGCAGAAGGatgttttaaaagcaataaGAACTCTGAATAATTTCTGATATTCACTTCATAAGTATGGTGAGTGCTAAAATCatgcaaaagaaatctgtacgGTTCATGTGTACGGAAAGTGACACAGACAAAATTTACGGAGTTTGACGGATGATGCTCATCCTGCCCGTCATTAAaaactttcacaataaaaacttttttgtctCTTAGTAATCTATACAGTGTCTCTAAGAATAATCATTAAAGCAGTCATGttagtgggtgtgtgtgtgtgtgtgtgttgttcataacttgaacaacaacaaaacaaatcaaacatacTAAAAAGCAATAACCCTTCCTTAATTTAATTGCTAATACGAGCATGtccaaaaacagatttgttttgttatttacagATTTGAAAACGTATCTCATTAAGTACAACTTAAATAGACTCTGTTTAAAGGAAGAGTATTATGGTATTATCTTTGCAATACCATTTCAAAGAAATCAGATCAAAAAGTGTACATAGGGCTTCCTCAAGAATTTTTGACCACAAGATAAAGCAAATTCTGATATTGTACatgtatttaaagataaaagcaaagcaaataCTATTGTTGGACTTATAAAATTGGCGTCAGTGTTGTGAGAAGCTGCATACTAAATGCAATCTTTTGTCATACTTTTTTCAACCTTCCACTATTATGCTTGAagattt
This genomic interval carries:
- the LOC114138950 gene encoding protocadherin gamma-A11-like isoform X47; the protein is MEHRILYLLFLFWFGVNGDVSYSVQEEVKRGYSIGNIAKDLNLDVGKLSLRNARVDAAGNRKRYCDINRSTGDLIISDRIDREELCGERLSCVIKREIVLENPLELHPFSLHVQDINDNTPQFNEASFTFEIHESAVKGARFVIEEAHDADVGQNSVQQYSLEKNENFILAANGNTVELVLDKELDREKQKEINLLLTALDGGSPQRSGSVLIHVTVLDANDNAPVFSQAVYEASLPENSPIGTVVIIVSATDADEGVNGDVTYDFGHVSENVKKVFGLDHKTGELKLINEIDFETVPTYDLRIKAKDGLGLSSYTKVTVHVTDVNDNSPVIYVKSLANQVPENVSPGTEVGIINVQDVDSDNSQNVRCSIQENVPFKLVPSIKNYYSLVTTGQLDRELVSDYNITITATDEGSPPLSSSKSIQLSVADINDNPPVFEEQSYSAYVSENNKPGSSLCTVSARDPDWRQNGTVIYSLLPGEVNGASVSSYLSVNGDTGVIHAVRSFDYEQFRSFKVQVMARDNGSPPLSSNVTVSVFISDMNDNSPQILYPAPEGSSFMTELVPKAAHGGSLVSKVIAVDADSGQNAWLSYHIVKATDSGLFSIDLHSGEIRTQRDISESDSMKQNLIVAVKDNGQPSLSATCSMFLLISDNLAEVPELKDISYDENSKLTSYLIIALVSVSTFFLTFIIIILGVRFCRRRKPRLLFDGAVAIPGAYLPPNYADVDGTGTLRSTYNYDAYLTTGSRTSDFKFVSSYNDNTLPADQTLKKSPTDFADVFGVCDDSPEQKPPNNDWRFTQGQRPGPSGPHMPYGTHIRWTPKNGTRATGGPEVAMGTGPWPQPPTEAEQLQALMAAANEVSEATATLGPGTMGLSTRYSPQFTLQHVPDYRQNVYIPGSTATLTSNPQQQQATAQQATQQALPPPQASAQAEPPKAAQTPASKKKSTKKEKK